The proteins below come from a single Deltaproteobacteria bacterium genomic window:
- a CDS encoding HNH endonuclease, whose product MVKKTTKSKSRPRERDNLPLKTRLIVLTESGYRCAVPTCRNILALDMHHIWEVSAGGNDDPSNLIALCPTDHALYHRGTITQESIYVYKAMLVAITRAFDVEAIDRLLFLESCKKDFLVVSGDGLLHFGRLIAAGLASVDQKSNNNWQIVTYTVNVSDKGGQLIEAWKQGDRTRLRQAMGGPVPGGEASSS is encoded by the coding sequence ATGGTCAAGAAGACCACCAAGTCCAAGTCCAGGCCCCGCGAGCGGGACAATCTGCCGCTCAAGACTCGGTTGATTGTGCTAACCGAGTCAGGGTACCGGTGCGCCGTTCCCACCTGCCGCAACATCCTCGCGCTGGACATGCACCACATCTGGGAGGTGTCAGCGGGGGGAAACGACGATCCGTCTAATCTCATCGCACTGTGTCCCACTGACCATGCCCTGTACCACCGCGGCACGATAACGCAGGAGTCGATTTACGTGTATAAGGCGATGTTGGTTGCGATTACGCGAGCATTCGATGTCGAAGCGATTGACCGGCTGCTCTTTCTCGAATCCTGCAAGAAGGACTTCCTGGTAGTTTCCGGCGATGGGCTGCTTCACTTCGGAAGATTGATCGCAGCCGGGCTGGCGTCGGTCGATCAGAAATCGAACAACAATTGGCAGATCGTCACGTATACGGTGAATGTCAGCGACAAGGGTGGCCAGTTGATTGAGGCGTGGAAGCAAGGCGATCGGACGCGACTCCGCCAAGCAATGGGTGGTCCCGTGCCCGGGGGTGAAGCAAGTTCATCTTAG